A single genomic interval of Penaeus chinensis breed Huanghai No. 1 chromosome 23, ASM1920278v2, whole genome shotgun sequence harbors:
- the LOC125037430 gene encoding craniofacial development protein 2-like, with protein MNIRLIIVVSQHRQRTCAANTAAVQDQKAATGPMRLYVGSLHFNITEDMLRSIFEPFGKIDHIQLIMDSETGRSKGYGFIAVGCDAKEKEIFWKNMGEVMLEIPGTEKVWIGADLNGHVGGVDGYGSNIGKFGFGTRNEEGDKILEFVAANNLAITNTYFQKSDSRRITYTSGGVNSQVDYIVCRRSELKRVQDCKVLPGEAVAKQHKVVTCTATVKAEKTKKRERTRKTRW; from the exons atgaacataag GCTCATTATTGTCGTCAGCCAACACAGGCAGAGAACCTGTGCTGCCAACACAGCAGCAGTGCAAGACCAGAAGGCAGCAACAGGTCCCATGAGACTTTACGTTGGCTCACTGCACTTTAACATCACAGAGGACATGCTTAGGAGTATTTTTGAACCATTTGGGAAAATTGATCACATCCAGTTGATAATGGACTCCGAGACTGGAAGATCAAAAGGCTATGGCTTTATCGCA GTAGGGTGTGatgcgaaggagaaggaaattttCTGGAAGAACATGGGAGAAGTCATGCTAGAGATCCCAGGGACGGAGAAAGTCTGGATAGGAGCGGACCTTAATGGTCATGTAGGAGGAGTGGATGGGTATGGAAGCAACATCGGGAAGTTTGGATTTGGAACACGGAACGAAGAGGGGGACAAAATTCTGGAATTTGTGGCGGCAAACAATCTTGCGATCACAAACACCTACTTCCAGAAAAGCGACTCCAGAAGGATCACCTATACCAGTGGCGGTGTGAATTCCCAAGTGGACTACATCGTCTGCAGAAGGAGTGAGCTAAAAAGGGTACAAGACTGCAAGGTACTGCCAGGAGAAGCCGTAGCAAAACAACACAAAGTAGTCACCTGCACAGCGACAGTCAAggcagagaaaacgaagaagagagaaaggacaaggaagacaCGATGGTAG